CCAGACGCCATGCGCACGGGCCTGCTGGGCAAGCCGGAAGATTACGGGCTGCCGGTGCTGTCCAGCCTTGCGGCACAGGTGGCGAGCGGCAGCGAGGCCGCCGTCCGCAACGAACTGACGACGCTGGGCGGCAAGGGCTGGTACACCAGTATCGGCCGTATGAGCGGCGGTGTCGGCACGCTTTACCTGGTGATGGCCACGCCGCAGGATGAATTGCTGAGGGACGCGACCCGGCAGGCGAGCGTCGGAATATTTGCCACCGCACTGGTCGTCCTGCTGTCCTTGCCGCTGATGTGGCTGGTCGCGCGCGCGGTGGCCCGCCCGCTGTGTCAGTTGACCGATGAGGCCGAGGCCATCCGCCGCTTCGATTTCGACCAGCCGTTCCGTTTCTGGTCGCCGGTGCGCGAGGTCCATCGGCTGGGCGAAACGATGGACAAGATGCGCAACACCATCCAGCAGTTGCTCATCATCATGCGGGCCGTCACCGCCGAATCACAGCTCGAGAAGTTGCTGCCCCTGCTGTTGCACAAGATGCAGGACGCCGCAGCGGGGCAGGCGGGCGTGCTGTACCTGATCGATGGCGACACCGCTCGTCCCGCCGCCGCGTTCGATGCGCAGGGGCGTGACATCGTTCAGGAGATCGGGGCCACGCCATTGCCGGAGGCACTGTCGTTGATCGGGGCGGCGGTGCGTGACGGTGTGTCTCGCACGGGCTATGTGACGGCTGCCGAGGCTGCTCAGGCAAAGCTTGGCCCGCTGGCATCGGTCATGCCTTGTTTCGTGGCCGCGATTCCGCTGATCAATCATCGACACGAATGCCCGGGCGTCGTGCTGGTGATGCGCGACACCCCGCTTCAGACCGCGCAACTTGCCTTCGTCGATACGATCGCCGGCCTGTCCGCTGGCGCGCTGGAAGTCCGTGAACTGAGCGCTGCCCAGCGCGACCTGTTCGATGCATTCATTCGGCTGCTGGCGGATGCGATCGACGCCAAGAGCCCGCATACGGGTGGTCACTGCGCGCGCGTGCCGGAACTGACCAAGATGCTGGCGCGGGCGGCGTGCGAGGTCACCCAGGGCCCCTATCAGTCCTTCCAGCTCAGCGAACAGCAGTGGGAGGAACTGCACGTGGCCGCGTGGCTGCATGACTGCGGCAAGGTGACGACGCCAGAATTCGTGATCGACAAGGCGACCAAGCTGGAAACACTGTACGACCGGATTCACGAAGTGCGCATGCGCTTCGAGGTAATCAAACGCGATGCCGAGATTCAGTGCCTGCAATCCATTGCCGCGGGCGAGCCGTTGCCGATCGCGCAGGCGCGGCGCGATGCAGAGATCGTGCGGCTCGACAACGACTTTGCTTTCGTTGCCGCATGCAATCAGGGCGGCGAGTCCATGTCGCAGGAAGACATGGACCGACTGCGGCAGATCGCCGCCCGCACCTGGACGCGGACGCTAGACGATCGGCTCGGCGTCTCGCACGAGGAGTTCGCGCGCAAGTGCCGTTCGCCCGCCCACGCATTGCCGACGCAGGAGCGACTGCTGGCCGATCGCGACGATCATCGCATCGAGCGCGGGGCGCGCGATGTCATGCCGCCGGACAATCCGTGGGGCTTCAAGCGCAAGGTGCCGCGCTATCTCTACGACCACGGCGAAATACACAATCTGACGATCGGGCGCGGCACGCTGAGCGAGGAAGAACGCTACAAGGTGGAAGACCACATCGTGCAGACGCAGATCATGCTGTCACGCCTGCCGTTCCCGAAGCATCTACGCAATGTGCCGGAGATTGCCGGCGGGCATCACGAAAAGATGGACGGTACCGGCTATCCTCGCGGGCTGACGCGCAATCAGATGAGCCCGCTGGCCAGGATGATGGCGATTGCCGATATCTTCGAGGCGCTGACCGCCGCGGATCGGCCCTACAAGAAGGCCAAGACGCTCTCGGAGTCGATCGGCATCATGGCCCGGCTCAAAGCGCAGCAGCACATCGACGGCGAGTTGTTTGACCTGTTTCTGACGTCCGGCGTCTATCGCGAGTACGCGCAGCGCTATCTGGACCCCGCGCAGATCGACGAGGTGGATACCGAAGACTACGTCGATGCCGCCTGAACGGGGCACCGCCAGCCCATGGCGTTACCTGCCCCGCGCGCCCCAGCGCCGCGCGCGGCGCGCGGAATCGGCGCGGTGGACGCGCAGCAGCAATCGTGTCAGCAGATCGTCGGCAACCGGGATGATGGCCACGATGAGCAGCAGTGCGGCCAGCGGCAGCGTGGCGGCATAGCCGAGCGTGCTGAACGCCTGCGCGCCGACGATGCCACCCACCAGGAACATGCCGACCAGCACCGTGAGCAGACGCAGCTTGTGGCGGTCGGCCATGACCGGCCGGCTATTGGGGCGCACCGCGGCGTTCCAGTAGAACAGCTTGCCCAGTTCGATGCCGATGTCGGTCACCATGCCTGTCACGTGCGTGGTACGGATCTCGGCGTTGGAGAGTTTGGTGATCAGGGCGTTCTGCAGGCCCATCATGAAGCACAGCAGCATCACGGTGGCCGGCACGAACAGCCAGTCCATATCGTTGAGATGGCTGCCCAGCAGCCCGAAGCAGAGCAGCAGGGTGGCTTCGACCAGTAACGGAATCGCGTATTCGCTGCGCAGGCGGGCTCTTCTCGCCCAGTTGACCAGGATCGCCGTGGTGCCCGCCCCGGCCAGGAACGACGCCAGTGCGCCGATGCCGTGTACCACCAGCCCGTATCGCTGCAGCACCAGGTCGTCCGCGATGGCGGAGACGATGCCGGACATGTGGGATGTGTATTGCTGCACCGCAAGAAAACCGCCCGCGTTGGCCGCGCCTGCCACGAAACACAACACGCGCGCCAGGCGGCGATTGGAGACCGGGTTACGGTGACGGGCGGTCAGACTGCGCAGGAACCCGATCGGCATGGTCGTAGAGGCAGGGTATGGCGAAAACACTAATCATACGATCACTGCCCACCGGGCCGTGAGCCCTCCGAGGGGTTTGGCGCTCTGGCCCGGCGTTTTCAGCATCTAGACAACGCCCGGCCGCTGCCATCCGGCCTGCCGCAGTTCCTCTTGCTGGCGGCGCAGGATCTCGGTGGTGGTGCCCTTGCCATTGGGCGCCCAGCCCGGCGGCATGATCAGGTATGCGGCGGCGTGCCAGAGCTTCGAGGCGGAGGCCATGTCCCGACCCAGGCTGACCCAGTGCTCGAACTGGTTGACGATCGGGTTCTGCGTGGTGGTCGGATGGACCAGTCCGTAGCGGCATGGTTCATCGGCGCGCTCTTCCACATAGGTGCCGAACAGGCGGTCGAAGATGATCAGCACGCCACCGTAGTTGGCGTCGAGGTAGTCGATGTTCGACGCGTGATGGACGCGGTGGGCCGACGGCGTGTTGAACACGTACTCAAACCAGCCGAGCTTGGGCATCCAGTCGTTATGCAGCCAGAACTGGTAGAGCAGGTTGAGCGAAAGCGTGGCCAGCACCACTTCGGGGCGCACGCCGAGCAGGACCAGCGGCGCGAAGAACACGGCGCTGCCGGTGAGCTTGCCGGTCCAGCCCAGCCGGTACGCGGACGTGAGCGTGAGCTGGTTGGGGGAGTGATGCACGGCGTGCGTGGCCCAGAAGAAGCGGATGCGGTGCGCGGCACGGTGGTACCAGTAGTAGCAGAACTCCTGGCCGACGAAGAGCAGGAAGACAGCCAGCGCGCTGTTCAGCGTGATCGTGAACAGGCGGTGATCCCAGGCGAACGAGAAAACCGGCGCGGCCAGCGACAGCGGCAGCAGCACCGACAGCTTGCGTCCGGCCAGGTCGGCCAAGGACAGCCAGACCTCGTTCCACGAGAACGGTTTGACGCCGTCGCGACGCTTGCGCCACAGGACGAATGCCTCGATCAGCGAGACGGTGACGACGAACGCGGTGACGTACATCGCAAACTTGCCAGTGATGACCATGGTGAACCTCGGTGAAATCTGTGTATTCGGTGGATTCAGTGCGGGGCGCGGTTGTGCCGCATCGGTGAGGCAACTCTAGCGGCGGGCGATCCGGGAATCCATTAGGGAATTATTTCGCCCAATGTCACGCGGCTGGCCTTGACATTTCCCGACACGATTTCCAGGACGACGCCAGTGAATCGTCGTCCTATAGTTCGGCCCGTCGACACGCCAGGTCGTGTTGCAGCGCACCGAATCGAAAGGACTTCAAGATGATTTCACGCACCCGGATCGCCGCCACCGGCGTACTGCTCCTGCTGGCCAGCACGTCCGCATCCGCCTGGACCGGCCACGGCACGGCCTATACGCCACGCGGCACCTACAACGGCGCTCACTTCGGATCGTGCGGCGGTGGAAGCTGCTCGCACGCCGGCGGCGTGGCTGGCCCCTACGGTGGCCTGGCCACCAACACCGGCACGGTTACCCGCACCGCGCCCGGCCAGTTCTCGAACGCCGGCACGGCGGTGGGACCGAACGGCCGTTCGGTGCAGCACGATGGCAGCACTAGTTGCGCGAGCGGTACCTGCTCGCACAGCGGCGATATGACTGGCGCCAACGGCCGTAGCGCTACCACCAGCGGCAGCGTCACCCGCGAGGCGCCGGGCCAATACAGCTCGTCCGGCAACGTGACGGCCGGCAACGGCAACACGTACAACCACGCGGCATCGACGGCCTGCGCAGGCGGCACCTGCGATCGCTCCGGAACGGTAAGTGGCAGCTATGGCGGCACCGTCACCCACGCCGGCAGCGCCACGCGCGTGTCGTCCGGCGTGGTGACCACCGGCGGTGGCGCGACGGTCGTGCATGGCAGCGCGGTGTCGACCGGGGGCACGGTCGTGGTCGGTGCCGCGCCAGTGGCGTATGTGCCGCCGCCTCCGGTGGCAGTCGTGGCAACGGTGCCGGTGGCGCCGCCTCCCCCGCCGCTGGCCGGGCCCGTTTATGTCGCGCCGCCGCTTCCGGCCGTCGTGGTCACGGCCAAGGCACCGCCGCCGGTCTATGTGGCGCCGCCGCGTGTGGCTGTCTGGGTGCCGGCGCATTGGGTCGGCCGCGTCTACGTGCCCGCGCACTGGGTCTGACTTGCACCGGTGCGCACCGGTGCGCGCCAGTCCAGATTGATTTCCCAACTTTTGCATCCACGGAGTAGATCGTGAAGAAGATGATGGCAGTACTTATCTTGTGTATTGTTTCGGCAGGCGCGCATGCACAGAGCCGGTTGATGGCAATGGGGGCGATGGGGGCGATGGGGGCGATGGGCGGTGCCGCGGGCGGCGACCGTATCGAGCATGCCGAAGCGGCGGCACAGCAATTGCAGGCCCGCTTCGCGAACGCGAACACCACGCATGACGGCAAACTGACCCGCGCCCAGGCGGCTGCCGGTATGCCGATGGTGGCGAAGCATTTCGACGAGATCGACACGCAGCGCAGCGGCTATGTGACGCTGCGGCAGATCGAGATTTTCATGGCCCAACGGATGTCGGCTCGCTGAACGCATGGGAGACGCGGCATGGAGCAGGTGAACCGGATAATCGTGCTCGATGACGAGGCGGAGCTGCGCAATATGCTGCAGCGCTTCCTGACCGGGCATGGCTTTCACGTGCGTGCGGTGGCGGACGGCAAGCAACTCAATCGCTACCTGCAGCGCGAACCGTACGACCTGCTCGTGCTCGATCTGATGATGGAGCCAGAGGATGGCCTCTCGGTCTGCCGCAGGCTTCGTGCCGAGGGCCAGACGCTGCCCATCCTGATGCTGACCGCCAAGGGCGATCCGGCCGATCGCGTGATCGGGCTCGATACCGGCGCGGACGACTATCTGGCCAAGCCGTTCCTGCCCGACGAACTGGTGGCCCGCATCCGTGCGTTGCTGCGCCGCCAGAAGATCGCCGCCGGCGATCCCACCGTGGCTTCCCAGACGCTGAGCTTTGGCGAGTTCCGCTTCGATGTCGGCAAGCAGACGCTGACGCGCGCGGGCGTGCCGGTGGAAGTGCACTCTGCCCAGATGCTGCTGCTCCAGGCGCTGGGCGCTTCGCCAAACCGGCCGGTCAGCCGTGAGAACCTGCTGGCCCGCGCGCGCGGCCGCGATCATGACGCGCTCGATCGCAGTATCGACGTGCAGATTCTGAGGCTGCGCCAGATCGTCGAGGAAGATCCGTCCAAACCACGCTTCATCAAGACGGTTTGGGGGGTGGGATACATGCTGGTGGCCGGCGTGGAGGCGTGATGCGAATCGGACTGCCGCGCTCGCTGCTGGCTCGCAACATCGCGCTGCTGGTGGCGCTGGTGGCGTTCACGCAGGTGTGTTCGCTGATGGTGCTGCTGCACTTCGCGCAACGCCCGCGCGTGGAGCGCGCCGCGACGGTGTTCGCGCACTACGTGTCAATGCTCGATGGCGTGATGGCGGCCATGCCGGCCGAAGAAGCCAGAGTGGCCGTGGCGCGCCTGGGTGGTCAGACGGACGCGCCGGCAGTGGACGATGTGATGGAAGCGCGGGCGCTGCATCCGTTCCGCACCTGGCAGCGCGACGTGTTCATGGACGAGCTGCACAAGGCCCTGCCACCCGATATGCCGGTGCAGTGGCAGGATGCGGGCGACAACGAGCGGCTCTGGATCCGCATTCGCGCAGCCGGGATGCCAACGTGGGTGGCCTTGCCGATGACCGCCGATGCGCAGGCCAGCGGCATCACGGCTGCCATTGCGCTTTCCGCGGCGCTCGGGCTGCTGGCAGCGCTGACCGGATACCTGATCCAGCGCCATATCAATCGGCCGTTGCAGGACCTGGCGCGCGCGGCGTTGCACGTCAGCGCCGGAGAGACGCCCGCGCCGCTGCCCACCGATGGGCCGACCGAGATATCGCAGGTCAGCAGTGCGTTCAATCGCATGACTGAAGCCCTGCAGCAGACCGAGAAGACGCGCGCGCTGATGCTGGCCGGTATTTCGCACGATATCCGCACGCCGCTGACCAAGTTGCGTCTGGCGATGGCGATGGCGTTGCCGCGCGGGACGGACGATGCGTTCGTGGGCTCGGTGGAAGGCTACCTCGATCGCATCGACACGATCCTCCAGCAGTTCATGGACTACGCGGGCAGTGGCGAACGCGAGGCCCCGCAGCCGGGTGACCTCAATGCGCTGGTGCGCCAACTCGCGTCCGACTTCGCCGGGCTCGGCCATGAATTCGAACTCGATCTCGGCGATCTGCCGCCGGTTTCGTATCGCCCGACGAGCATGTTGCGCCTGTTGATGAACCTGATGCAGAACGCCATTAACTATGGCCGTACGGGACTGATGGTGCGCACATGGAAGGAAGGCGGCGCCGCGCATGTTGCCGTTTGCGATCGTGGCATCGGTATCAGCGTGGCCGAGCTCGAACAGCTGCGCGCCCCGTTCAGCCGCGGCGACAATGCGCGCGGGCACTCGGGCGGCAC
This genomic interval from Cupriavidus metallidurans CH34 contains the following:
- a CDS encoding HD domain-containing phosphohydrolase; translation: MPPATRRGFPLHAYIWAPFAVLVLLVGAVACGVNYLMTKSALEHAMADANERISREMLEKVEDMVLPTQAAVTLVSHSSLGEATTLAQRMARVALVRDALGTSPVLQSLFLGHADGSFFYVRRVRDDAERGPYQAPAGSAYVIQSIDHDAGAAFGQLIFLDTDLNELARRPTPDFVKRYDPRKRPWYMEAIAAGKLVRTEPYMFFSDYQAGETIAVPTRAGSAVAGGDFRLDTLGQALARDRTTPGSVLAVLNAQGQLVAIDRSPPEWMSAPDAMRTGLLGKPEDYGLPVLSSLAAQVASGSEAAVRNELTTLGGKGWYTSIGRMSGGVGTLYLVMATPQDELLRDATRQASVGIFATALVVLLSLPLMWLVARAVARPLCQLTDEAEAIRRFDFDQPFRFWSPVREVHRLGETMDKMRNTIQQLLIIMRAVTAESQLEKLLPLLLHKMQDAAAGQAGVLYLIDGDTARPAAAFDAQGRDIVQEIGATPLPEALSLIGAAVRDGVSRTGYVTAAEAAQAKLGPLASVMPCFVAAIPLINHRHECPGVVLVMRDTPLQTAQLAFVDTIAGLSAGALEVRELSAAQRDLFDAFIRLLADAIDAKSPHTGGHCARVPELTKMLARAACEVTQGPYQSFQLSEQQWEELHVAAWLHDCGKVTTPEFVIDKATKLETLYDRIHEVRMRFEVIKRDAEIQCLQSIAAGEPLPIAQARRDAEIVRLDNDFAFVAACNQGGESMSQEDMDRLRQIAARTWTRTLDDRLGVSHEEFARKCRSPAHALPTQERLLADRDDHRIERGARDVMPPDNPWGFKRKVPRYLYDHGEIHNLTIGRGTLSEEERYKVEDHIVQTQIMLSRLPFPKHLRNVPEIAGGHHEKMDGTGYPRGLTRNQMSPLARMMAIADIFEALTAADRPYKKAKTLSESIGIMARLKAQQHIDGELFDLFLTSGVYREYAQRYLDPAQIDEVDTEDYVDAA
- a CDS encoding sterol desaturase family protein; its protein translation is MVITGKFAMYVTAFVVTVSLIEAFVLWRKRRDGVKPFSWNEVWLSLADLAGRKLSVLLPLSLAAPVFSFAWDHRLFTITLNSALAVFLLFVGQEFCYYWYHRAAHRIRFFWATHAVHHSPNQLTLTSAYRLGWTGKLTGSAVFFAPLVLLGVRPEVVLATLSLNLLYQFWLHNDWMPKLGWFEYVFNTPSAHRVHHASNIDYLDANYGGVLIIFDRLFGTYVEERADEPCRYGLVHPTTTQNPIVNQFEHWVSLGRDMASASKLWHAAAYLIMPPGWAPNGKGTTTEILRRQQEELRQAGWQRPGVV
- a CDS encoding response regulator, coding for MEQVNRIIVLDDEAELRNMLQRFLTGHGFHVRAVADGKQLNRYLQREPYDLLVLDLMMEPEDGLSVCRRLRAEGQTLPILMLTAKGDPADRVIGLDTGADDYLAKPFLPDELVARIRALLRRQKIAAGDPTVASQTLSFGEFRFDVGKQTLTRAGVPVEVHSAQMLLLQALGASPNRPVSRENLLARARGRDHDALDRSIDVQILRLRQIVEEDPSKPRFIKTVWGVGYMLVAGVEA
- a CDS encoding ATP-binding protein, yielding MRIGLPRSLLARNIALLVALVAFTQVCSLMVLLHFAQRPRVERAATVFAHYVSMLDGVMAAMPAEEARVAVARLGGQTDAPAVDDVMEARALHPFRTWQRDVFMDELHKALPPDMPVQWQDAGDNERLWIRIRAAGMPTWVALPMTADAQASGITAAIALSAALGLLAALTGYLIQRHINRPLQDLARAALHVSAGETPAPLPTDGPTEISQVSSAFNRMTEALQQTEKTRALMLAGISHDIRTPLTKLRLAMAMALPRGTDDAFVGSVEGYLDRIDTILQQFMDYAGSGEREAPQPGDLNALVRQLASDFAGLGHEFELDLGDLPPVSYRPTSMLRLLMNLMQNAINYGRTGLMVRTWKEGGAAHVAVCDRGIGISVAELEQLRAPFSRGDNARGHSGGTGLGLAIVERIARLHGGSLAFRPREGGGLEVVVSLPV